One Pyrus communis chromosome 13, drPyrComm1.1, whole genome shotgun sequence genomic window carries:
- the LOC137713757 gene encoding zinc finger protein VAR3, chloroplastic-like produces the protein MSAASKLMRFGTSLLHAPTRTLSPTPSLLSLKPFAAPKSLRFPRYASSSAAIESIDTVPTTSTESSPPHHPWPEWVAFVDRLKTKGYFTGTPPKESDVYTDINEVKEASLSFARDRYDVFKSLSMEDIQAVVEGGCPNLFRKAVNSAKRLRFHLRLDEGDVCGGCNLRGSCDRAYVVLKESEAAARTVDIVRILLFYALDPVVFSEGEKPPGRELLETSARKLLSELLQLSETAVDPSLPKPAIKTIEKKKFYPSFIGDELSQDVEMKRGDWMCPKCNFMNFAKNLRCLQCKEDGPRKADAGDLKIEMKKGDWICTECSFMNFSRNIRCLKCKAEGPKRVGPDVEMKKGDWTCPKCAFMNFASNRKCLRCQDPRPKKNPADWDCPSCDFLNYGRNAVCLKCNCKRPKEETTEYEEQMWRRPR, from the exons ATGTCAGCTGCTTCAAAACTCATGCGTTTTGGGACCTCACTCCTCCACGCTCCCACAAGGACTCTCTCTCCTACCCCTtcacttctctctctaaaaccctTCGCCGCTCCCAAGTCTCTGCGCTTCCCCCGGTACGCCTCCTCTTCGGCTGCGATTGAAAGTATTGACACCGTCCCCACCACCAGCACAGAATCTTCGCCGCCGCACCACCCCTGGCCGGAGTGGGTGGCCTTCGTCGACCGCTTGAAGACCAAGGGGTACTTCACCGGAACGCCGCCGAAGGAGAGTGATGTTTACACGGATATAAATGAAGTTAAGGAGGCATCTCTCAGCTTTGCTCGTGACCGCTATGATGTTTTCAA ATCATTGTCTATGGAAGATATTCAAGCAGTTGTGGAGGGTGGATGTCCCAATCTTTTCCGGAAGGCTGTGAATTCAGCAAAAAGATTGAGATTCCATTTGAGACTAGATGAAGGGGAT GTTTGTGGTGGTTGTAATCTCCGAGGTTCCTGCGATAGAGCTTATGTGGTTCTTAAGGAATCTGAAGCAGCAGCACGTACAGTGGATATAGTGCGAATACTATTGTTTTATGCTTTGGATCCCGTTGTTTTTTCTGAGGGAGAGAAACCGCCTGGTAGAGAGCTTCTAGAAACATCTGCAAGGAAGCTGCTCTCTGAGTTGCTTCAACTCAGCGAAACAGCTGTTGACCCATCACTTCCAAAGCCTGCTATCAAAACTATTGAGAAGAAGAAATTTTATCCAAGTTTCATTGGCGATGAACTATCTCAAGATGTTGAAATGAAGAGAGGAGATTGGATGTGTCCCAA GTGCAATTTTATGAACTTTGCTAAAAATTTAAGATGCCTACAATGTAAAGAAGATGGGCCAAGAAAAGCTGATGCGGGTGATCTCAAAATCGAAATGAAAAAGGGAGACTGGATCTGCACTGA ATGCAGTTTCATGAACTTCTCTAGAAATATACGCTGCCTAAAGTGCAAAGCTGAAGGGCCAAAGAGAGTCGGTCCAGATGTTGAAATGAAGAAAGGAGACTGGACTTGCCCAAA GTGTGCATTCATGAATTTCGCAAGCAATAGGAAGTGTTTGCGTTGTCAAGACCCACGGCCCAAGAAAAATCCTGCAGACTGGGACTGTCCCTC ATGTGATTTCTTGAATTATGGCAGAAACGCGGTTTGCCTGAAGTGCAACTGTAAACGCCCTAAAGAAGAAACTACCGAGTACGAGGAGCAGATGTGGAGGCGTCCGCGCTAG
- the LOC137713856 gene encoding uncharacterized protein translates to MADANHKPEIFELNNGSMRAFITNFGCTITSLSVPGKDGKLADVVLGFDSVDPYVNGLAPYFGCIVGRVANRIKDGKFTLNGTEYSLPINGPPNSLHGGHKGYDKQIWKVAEHKKGDNPSITFKYQSHDGEEGYPGNLSLTATYTLTSSTTMRLDMEAVPENKPTPVSLAQHTYWNLAGHNSGNILDHAIQIRANHITPVDENTIPTGGIKPVKGTPFDFTAEKRVGESIHEVGIGYDHNYVLDCGEEKQGLKHAARVKDPSSSRVLNLWSNAPGMQFYTANYVNGVVGKGGAVYGKHAGLCLETQGFPNAINTPNFPSIVVQPGEKYSHTMLFEFSVE, encoded by the exons ATGGCGGATGCGAACCATAAACCAGAAATCTTTGAGCTCAACAATGGGAGCATGCGCGCGTTCATCACAAACTTTGGCTGCACCATCACTTCCTTGTCTGTTCCCGGAAAAGACG GAAAATTGGCTGATGTTGTTCTTGGATTCGACTCCGTGGATCCCTATGTG AACGGACTTGCTCCTTACTTTGGCTGCATTGTGGGTCGGGTTGCTAATCGAATCAAAGATGGGAAGTTTACGCTCAATGGAACGGAGTACTCCTTGCCTATCAACGGACCTCCGAACAGTCTCCATG GTGGTCACAAGGGGTACGATAAGCAGATATGGAAGGTAGCAGAACATAAAAAGGGTGATAACCCGTCCATCACTTTTAAGTATCAGAGTCATGACGGGGAGGAAGGTTACCCCGGGAATCTTTCGCTGACTGCAACTTATACGCTTACTTCAAGCACGACAATGAGACTTGACATGGAAGCAGTGCCTGAGAACAAGCCCACCCCGGTCAGCCTAGCTCAGCACACATACTGGAACTTAGCTGGACATAACTCGGGCAACATACTTGACCATGCAATTCAAATTCGGGCCAACCATATTACCCCTGTGGATGAAAACACAATCCCAACAGGTGGAATCAAGCCGGTTAAAGGCACGCCCTTTGATTTCACTGCCGAGAAGAGGGTTGGTGAGTCCATCCATGAGGTCGGTATAGGGTATGACCACAACTATGTGCTCGACTGTGGGGAAGAGAAACAAGGCCTGAAACATGCTGCAAGAGTGAAGGACCCATCCAGCTCGAGGGTCCTTAACCTATGGAGCAATGCCCCCGGGATGCAGTTTTACACCGCGAATTACGTCAATGGGGTTGTCGGCAAAGGAGGTGCTGTCTATGGAAAGCATGCCGGGCTCTGTCTGGAGACACAAGGGTTCCCGAATGCAATTAACACACCGAACTTCCCGTCTATTGTTGTTCAACCCGGTGAGAAGTACAGCCACACCATGTTGTTTGAGTTTTCAGTTGAGTGA
- the LOC137713287 gene encoding uncharacterized protein: protein MRRASTLASLPLLSRSLSTAQGGGAVTSAPATYGLLQVALYGTTSTGSQAPRRWLDSFSGGSGGKLAIGVAGTLASVAVATSIAPEAYAKEPPPAALVPKEVVLYQYEACPFCNKVKAFLDYHDIPYKVVEVNPLSKKEIKWSDYQKVPILMVDGEQLVDSSAIIDQLNSKIVPERAAASSSDDDEEKKWRQWVDNHLVHMLSPNIYRNTSEALESFDYITSNGNFSYTEKISVKYAGAAAMYFVSKKLKKKYNITDERASLYEAAETWVDALNGRDFLGGSKPNLADLAVFGVLRPIRYLRSGKDMVEHTRIGEWYSRMERAVGEPARIKE from the exons ATGAGAAGGGCTTCCACTCTCGCCTCACTCCCCCTCCTCTCCCGATCCCTTTCCACCGCCCAGGGCGGCGGCGCCGTCACGTCAGCCCCCGCCACCTACGGTCTTCTCCAGGTTGCTCTGTACGGGACCACCTCCACCGGTTCTCAGGCTCCTCGTCGATGGCTCGATTCGTTTTCCGGAGGTTCGGGTGGGAAGCTGGCAATCGGCGTCGCCGGAACTCTGGCTTCGGTCGCGGTCGCCACGTCGATCGCTCCGGAGGCCTATGCCAAAGAGCCGCCTCCGGCTGCGCTTGTTCCCAAGGAAGTTGTGCTTTACCAGTACGAAGCCTGCCCTTTCTGCAACAAAGTTAAAG CATTCTTGGATTACCACGATATACCCTACAAAGTTGTGGAGGTCAACCCACTTAGTAAGAAAGAGATTAAATGGTCCGATTATCAGAAGGTCCCTATACTGATGGTGGATGGGGAGCAGCTGGTTGATTCATCAG CTATAATTGATCAGTTGAATAGCAAAATTGTTCCTGAGAGAGCAGCTGCTTCCTCCTCAGATGACGATGAAGAGAAAAAGTGGCGCCA GTGGGTTGATAATCACTTGGTGCATATGTTGTCACCAAACATATACCGAAATACGTCGGAGGCCCTTGAGTCCTTTGACTATATCACAAGCAATG GTAATTTTAGCTACACAGAAAAAATTTCAGTGAAGTATGCTGGTGCTGCAGCTATGTACTTTGTGTCAAAGAAACTAAAGAAGAAATATAATATTACTGATGAGCGTGCATCCCTGTATGAAGCAGCAGAAACATGGGTTGATGCTCTTAACGGGCGGGACTTCCTTG GGGGCTCCAAACCTAATTTGGCAGACCTTGCTGTTTTTGGGGTGCTAAGACCAATCCGTTATTTGAGGTCGGGTAAAGATATGGTGGAGCATACACGCATCGGTGAATGGTACTCAAGAATGGAGCGTGCCGTGGGAGAGCCTGCAAGGATTAAGGAGTAA
- the LOC137712739 gene encoding ERAD-associated E3 ubiquitin-protein ligase component HRD3A-like, whose translation MNFAARKLLFSLLIFSLFPLSLCVRPFILVLSQDDLLNTPTSPDDSPPTADSAPNESQDWDEFGDSDAAQSEEELDPGSWRPIFEPDPFKADPATHPDDGYYSTVSKLIKSVSSGDTALMDAAVSEIEDSASRGLPHARSVLGFLYGTGQMRKQNKAKAFTYHYFAAKAGNMQSKMALAYTYFRQDMFDKAVKLYSELAEAAVNSFLISRDSAVIEAVRIHSGAEENKEALRKSRGEEDEDFQILEYQAQKGNSAAMYKVGLFYYFGLRGLRRDHAKALSWFLKALEKGEPRAMELLGEIYARGAGVERNYTKALEWLTLAAKQDHYSAYNGMGYLYVKGYGVEKKNYTKAKEYFEKAADNQDGGGHYNLGVMYLKGIGVKRDVKLACQYFIFAANAGQPKAFYQLGKMFHTGVGLKKNLPRAIALYKLVAERGPWSSLSRWALESYLRGDIGKAFFLYSRMAELGYEVAQSNAAWILDKYGERSMCMGESGLCTNAERHQRAHSLWWQASEQGNEHAALLIGDAYYYGQGTERDYERAAEAYKHARSQSNAQAMFNLGYMHEHGQGLPLDLHLAKRYYDQALEIDSAAKLPVTLALTSLWIRKNYADGFLVHIIDSLPEAYPKVEEWVDTVLLDEGNATILTLFVCLLTVLYLRERQRRHAVAAPDAMAALHHPNEHVAPPM comes from the exons ATGAATTTTGCAGCTCGAAAGCTCCTCTTTTCTCTCctgattttctctctcttccccctctctctctgcgTCCGTCCCTTCATCCTCGTTCTCTCGCAAGACGATCTCCTAAACACCCCTACCTCGCCCGACGACTCGCCGCCAACCGCCGACTCAGCTCCAAATGAGTCGCAGGACTGGGACGAGTTTGGCGACTCCGACGCCGCGCAGTCAGAGGAGGAGCTCGACCCGGGATCCTGGCGCCCAATCTTCGAACCCGACCCCTTTAAGGCCGACCCGGCTACCCACCCCGACGACGGATACTACTCCACCGTATCCAAATTAATAAAGTCCGTTAGCTCCGGCGACACCGCGCTCATGGACGCCGCCGTTTCGGAGATCGAGGACTCGGCTTCCCGCGGCCTCCCTCACGCGCGGTCCGTTCTGGGGTTTCTGTACGGTACGGGCCAGATGAGGAAGCAGAACAAGGCCAAGGCTTTCACGTACCATTACTTCGCCGCTAAGGCCGGCAACATGCAATCGAAGATGGCCCTCGCGTATACTTACTTCAGGCAAGAT ATGTTTGATAAAGCGGTGAAATTGTACTCGGAATTGGCCGAGGCAGCTGTGAATAGCTTCCTGATTTCGAGGGACTCAGCGGTGATCGAGGCGGTGAGGATCCACAGCGGAGCGGAGGAGAACAAGGAGGCATTGAGGAAGAGCCGCGGCGAAGAAGACGAGGACTTTCAAATTTTGGAGTACCAAGCTCAGAAGGGAAACTCTGCTGCAATGTATAAGGTGGGCCTGTTTTACTATTTCGGGCTGAGAGGGTTGCGCCGCGACCACGCCAAGGCGTTGTCGTGGTTTCTGAAGGCGTTGGAGAAAGGAGAGCCTCGGGCGATGGAGCTCCTCGGAGAGATTTATGCTAGGGGAGCTGGTGTTGAGAGGAATTACACCAAGGCTTTGGAGTGGCTTACACTTGCAGCCAAACAGGATCACTATTCGGCATATAACGGGATGGGGTATTTGTATGTTAAAGGATATGGGGTGGAGAAGAAGAACTACACTAAA GCAAAGGAGTATTTTGAGAAAGCTGCTGATAATCAAGACGGTGGCGGGCACTATAACCTAGGAGTAATGTATCTCAAAGGAATTGGGGTAAAGAGAGATGTTAAACTTGCATGTCAATACTTCATCTTTGCTGCGAATGCTGGTCAACCCAAGGCATTCTACCAGCTAGGGAAGATGTTTCATACAGGAGTCGGGCTTAAGAAGAATCTTCCACGG gCCATTGCATTATACAAATTAGTTGCAGAAAGGGGACCGTGGAGCTCCTTGTCTCGATGGGCACTTGAATCATACTTAAGAGGGGACATAGGCAAGGCATTTTTCTTGTATTCAAGGATGGCCGAGTTAGGCTATGAGGTAGCGCAGAGTAACGCTGCATGGATTCTTGACAAATATGGAGAGCGAAGCATGTGCATGGGAGAATCTGGTTTGTGCACTAATGCAGAAAGGCATCAGCGGGCACATTCATTATGGTGGCAAGCATCTGAGCAGGGTAATGAACACGCTGCTTTGCTGATTGGGGATGCGTATTACTATGGTCAG GGTACTGAGAGGGATTATGAACGAGCGGCAGAGGCTTACAAGCATGCCAGGTCCCAGTCTAACGCCCAAGCCATGTTCAACCTTGGTTACATGCATGAGCATGGACAAGGGCTGCCTTTGGATCTTCATCTTGCAAAGCGTTACTATGATCAAGCCCTAGAGATTGATTCGGCAGCAAAGTTGCCTGTCACGCTAGCCCTCACAAGCTTATGGATACGAAAAAATTATGCCGACGGTTTCCTG GTACATATAATCGATTCATTGCCTGAAGCCTATCCCAAGGTTGAAGAATGGGTAGATACCGtgctacttgatgaaggaaacgCGACAATATTGACTCTTTTTGTTTGCCTCCTTACTGTCTTATATCTACGTGAGCGACAACGCCGGCATGCTGTTGCTGCCCCTGATGCGATGGCTGCACTGCACCACCCGAATGAGCATGTTGCGCCACCCATGTAG